One window from the genome of Oscillatoria sp. FACHB-1406 encodes:
- the nfi gene encoding deoxyribonuclease V (cleaves DNA at apurinic or apyrimidinic sites) has protein sequence MSKARFKQNIANALALPWPRTVEEAIALQQQGRDRVSLENRWDKIEWVAGVDVGFEENESITVAAVAVLSFPGLERVESAIARHPTTFPYKPGFLSFREIPALLRALNKLETIPDLTICDGQGIAHPRRFGIAAHLGVLLDIPTIGAAKSRFIGTHAELAAEKGSWQLLEDGGETIGAVVRSRTNVKPLYVSPGHRVSLESAIDLVLRCTTEYRLPETTRWADSLTRCGAEEKPNEG, from the coding sequence ATGAGTAAAGCCAGATTCAAGCAAAATATAGCGAATGCTCTAGCCCTTCCCTGGCCGAGAACAGTAGAGGAAGCGATAGCGCTTCAACAACAAGGGCGCGATCGCGTTTCCCTCGAAAATCGCTGGGACAAAATTGAATGGGTGGCAGGCGTTGATGTCGGTTTTGAAGAAAATGAGTCAATAACGGTTGCTGCGGTTGCCGTACTAAGTTTTCCGGGTTTAGAGCGCGTTGAAAGCGCGATCGCGCGTCATCCTACCACCTTTCCCTACAAACCGGGCTTCCTCTCTTTTCGAGAAATTCCTGCCCTCCTCCGAGCCTTAAATAAACTCGAAACGATTCCAGATTTGACCATCTGCGACGGACAAGGTATTGCGCACCCGCGTCGTTTCGGGATTGCCGCCCATTTAGGAGTATTACTAGACATTCCAACAATTGGTGCAGCAAAATCCCGATTTATTGGCACGCACGCCGAACTCGCAGCAGAAAAGGGGAGTTGGCAGTTGTTGGAAGATGGAGGAGAAACAATAGGGGCTGTAGTGCGCTCTCGAACTAACGTAAAGCCTCTCTACGTTTCCCCCGGACATCGTGTTAGTTTAGAAAGCGCGATCGATCTCGTCCTGCGCTGCACGACAGAGTACCGCCTCCCGGAAACTACTCGTTGGGCAGACTCCCTCACTCGCTGCGGTGCGGAGGAGAAGCCGAATGAAGGATAA
- a CDS encoding extracellular solute-binding protein: MKDRPKYNRLLSPTSSLISPSTPSLLSRRSLLQGVALAAISPLFSSCGERETDFHGILLANSLPPQLISSFRNTLERKEGVNFTAEAQLKDLFELLKVWKEGKEMPSSQSAWWKKLPLPRQKISKPADIMALGHYELSEAIAKQYIQPLALESLKGWQQVPENMKALVTRDKKVWGAPYRWGTTAIAYNRDRFEKLGWTPKDWNDLWRQELQDRIAIVDQPREVIGLTLKALGYSYNERNPRAIASLKTHLANLHQQIKFYSSRAYLQPLVLKDVWVAVGWSSDIAPIVEQYPYFEAVIPQSGTALWADLWVKPVGGRDAKDLQSLRDRWIDFCWQEKAAQQISLFTTAASPTLLGRDRKQLPPTLQKNSLILPKTEIIRQSEFILPLPPESLKQYDALWKEMRATQHS, encoded by the coding sequence ATGAAAGATCGACCAAAATACAACCGATTGCTCTCTCCTACTTCCTCCCTCATCTCCCCATCCACTCCTTCTCTGTTGAGTCGTCGTTCTTTGTTACAGGGAGTAGCGCTTGCTGCTATATCGCCACTATTTTCAAGTTGTGGAGAGCGCGAAACAGATTTTCACGGGATTTTGCTCGCTAATTCCCTACCGCCACAGTTAATTAGCAGTTTTCGCAATACTCTGGAGCGGAAAGAAGGGGTGAACTTTACCGCTGAGGCGCAGCTAAAAGATTTGTTTGAATTATTGAAAGTTTGGAAAGAAGGCAAAGAAATGCCTTCTTCTCAGTCCGCTTGGTGGAAAAAACTTCCCCTACCGCGTCAAAAAATCTCCAAACCGGCGGATATTATGGCGTTAGGTCACTACGAGCTATCGGAAGCCATCGCTAAGCAGTATATTCAACCCCTTGCGCTCGAATCCTTAAAGGGTTGGCAACAAGTTCCGGAAAATATGAAAGCGCTTGTTACGCGCGATAAAAAGGTTTGGGGTGCGCCTTATCGTTGGGGAACTACGGCGATCGCCTATAATCGCGATCGCTTTGAAAAACTGGGCTGGACTCCTAAAGATTGGAACGATTTGTGGCGGCAAGAATTGCAGGATCGCATTGCTATTGTCGATCAACCCCGAGAAGTCATCGGTTTAACGCTTAAAGCGCTCGGATATTCTTATAACGAACGCAATCCGCGCGCGATCGCATCCCTTAAAACTCACCTCGCCAATTTACACCAACAAATTAAGTTTTATAGTTCCCGAGCTTATCTGCAACCGTTAGTGTTGAAAGATGTTTGGGTAGCCGTCGGTTGGTCGAGCGATATTGCTCCCATCGTCGAGCAATATCCCTATTTTGAAGCTGTCATTCCGCAGTCAGGGACAGCGTTGTGGGCAGATTTGTGGGTGAAACCAGTCGGAGGAAGAGATGCAAAAGATCTGCAATCTTTACGCGATCGCTGGATCGATTTTTGCTGGCAAGAAAAAGCCGCCCAACAAATTTCTTTATTTACAACTGCTGCCTCGCCAACTTTGTTAGGTCGCGATCGCAAACAACTTCCCCCAACCTTACAAAAAAATTCCCTCATTCTACCTAAAACCGAAATTATTAGGCAAAGCGAGTTTATTTTGCCCCTTCCTCCTGAAAGTCTCAAGCAATACGACGCATTGTGGAAAGAAATGCGAGCAACTCAACATTCCTAA
- the ftsH gene encoding ATP-dependent zinc metalloprotease FtsH: protein MKTSFWSKFVLETLAHRIVCPLKPKSAQRLVSWAGAIAIAPSLLFASPTLANAETPAKKDSLSYSQLLQQIEADEVNKIEINPITKKAIVTLKSANTAPPKKTVDLFDQNPELVERARAKNVPLEIASDKDPLVTLIPLVNLLLILFLVIGLIALVRRSAASSGNALNFGKSKARFQMEAKTGIVFDDVAGINEAKEELQEVVTFLKETERFTSLGARIPKGVLLVGPPGTGKTLLAKAVAGEAGVPFFSISGSEFVEMFVGVGASRVRDLFKKAKENAPCLIFIDEIDAVGRQRGAGYGGGNDEREQTLNQLLTEMDGFEGNTGIIVIAATNRPDVLDSALLRPGRFDRQVIVDLPGYKGRLGILQVHSRNKKIDPEVSLELIARRTPGFSGAELANMLNEAAILTARRRKDAITNLEVDDAIDRVSIGMSMNPLMDSKKKKLIAYHEIGHALLMTLLENAEPLNKVTIIPRSGGIGGFAQPLIDEELFEMGSFRDLADLYLPRNWMLDEIVTFLGGRAAEQEIFGSDEVTIGASNDIERVAEYAREMVTRFGMSSFGLVALESNNNRSFFGSDRPDCSEEVAAKIDREVRAIVFDCYEKARRLIRDNRPLMDRLVDLLLEQETIDGDQFRKIVSEYTELPKKQPVPVR, encoded by the coding sequence ATGAAGACAAGTTTTTGGAGTAAATTCGTACTAGAAACGCTAGCGCATCGAATCGTTTGTCCCCTCAAACCCAAATCTGCCCAGCGCCTCGTTTCGTGGGCTGGGGCGATCGCGATCGCTCCGAGTCTCCTTTTTGCCTCCCCAACCCTCGCCAACGCAGAAACCCCTGCCAAAAAAGATAGCCTCAGCTATAGCCAACTTCTCCAGCAAATCGAGGCGGATGAAGTTAACAAAATTGAAATTAACCCCATTACCAAGAAAGCAATCGTTACCTTAAAATCCGCTAATACCGCACCCCCGAAAAAAACTGTCGATCTTTTCGACCAAAATCCGGAATTAGTGGAGAGAGCGCGCGCTAAGAACGTTCCGCTCGAAATTGCCTCCGATAAAGACCCTTTAGTTACCCTGATTCCGCTAGTCAACCTCCTTCTTATCCTTTTCCTGGTTATCGGACTCATTGCGCTCGTGCGTCGTTCGGCTGCTTCTTCCGGGAACGCCCTCAACTTTGGCAAATCTAAAGCGCGTTTCCAAATGGAAGCCAAAACCGGCATTGTTTTTGACGATGTAGCCGGGATTAACGAAGCAAAAGAAGAACTCCAAGAAGTTGTCACCTTCCTTAAAGAAACCGAACGCTTTACCTCTCTGGGGGCGCGCATCCCTAAAGGCGTACTTTTAGTCGGGCCGCCGGGAACCGGGAAAACCCTTCTGGCAAAGGCAGTGGCAGGAGAAGCAGGCGTTCCTTTCTTCAGTATTTCTGGCTCGGAATTCGTAGAAATGTTCGTTGGCGTGGGCGCGTCTCGCGTGCGCGATTTGTTTAAAAAGGCTAAAGAAAATGCACCCTGCCTGATTTTTATCGATGAAATCGATGCAGTCGGACGGCAGCGCGGCGCGGGTTACGGCGGCGGAAACGACGAACGCGAACAAACCCTCAACCAATTGCTGACGGAAATGGACGGGTTTGAGGGCAATACCGGCATTATTGTCATTGCAGCCACTAACCGTCCTGATGTTCTGGATAGCGCCCTCCTGCGCCCGGGACGTTTCGATCGCCAAGTGATAGTCGATCTTCCCGGTTATAAGGGACGTTTAGGAATATTACAAGTCCACAGTCGCAATAAAAAAATCGATCCGGAAGTATCTTTAGAATTAATCGCGCGGCGCACTCCCGGTTTTTCGGGGGCGGAACTCGCGAATATGCTCAACGAAGCGGCAATTTTGACGGCGCGGCGACGTAAGGATGCGATTACGAATTTAGAGGTTGACGACGCGATCGATCGCGTTTCGATTGGGATGAGCATGAACCCACTGATGGATAGCAAGAAGAAAAAATTGATTGCTTACCATGAAATCGGTCATGCTTTATTGATGACCTTGCTCGAAAATGCTGAACCTCTCAATAAAGTTACGATTATTCCCCGTTCGGGTGGGATTGGCGGTTTTGCTCAACCGTTAATTGACGAAGAACTGTTCGAGATGGGCAGCTTCCGCGATTTAGCTGACTTGTATTTACCGCGCAATTGGATGCTCGATGAAATCGTTACCTTCTTAGGTGGAAGAGCCGCAGAACAGGAAATTTTTGGGAGCGATGAAGTTACAATCGGCGCGAGTAACGATATCGAACGAGTGGCAGAATACGCGCGAGAGATGGTGACGCGCTTTGGGATGTCTTCGTTTGGTTTAGTTGCACTGGAGAGTAACAATAACCGCTCTTTCTTCGGTTCCGATCGTCCTGATTGTTCGGAGGAAGTAGCCGCGAAAATCGATCGCGAAGTTCGCGCGATCGTGTTTGACTGCTACGAGAAAGCCCGCCGTTTAATTCGCGATAATCGCCCGTTAATGGATCGCTTAGTCGATTTACTGCTGGAGCAAGAAACAATAGACGGCGACCAGTTCCGTAAGATTGTCTCTGAATACACAGAACTGCCTAAAAAGCAACCCGTTCCTGTTCGTTAA
- a CDS encoding RNA-guided endonuclease TnpB family protein, whose protein sequence is MLILSYQYKLDPTAEQSATLDEWLNVCRSVYNFALRERKDWVNSRKCLIDRCELRSEYIIPADSKRPTYASQCKSLTQAKQTNPNLKVPQSQVLQQTLKQVETAFVNMWERGFGFPRFKKAMRSFVFPQIKSDAVEKDEIDLPKIGKVKFHNSRDIPDGFTCKQIRVIKKASGYYVSVSIGCDVDVPAISPHGYAIGIDLGLNDFIATSENELIKGHRFFERFEGELKLLQRRLKNKTKGSRRWLKIKRQIGLLHEKIHNCRKDFFFKLAHRLCDGVGMIFAEDLNLKALGRSALRKACLDAAWGSFLNILSHVCWKRGVYFAKVDARETSQVCPNCGTNCGKKPLAQRVHHCDSCGYTTNRDVAAAQVVKERGLNAVGRIALTLVEGKDIGVGVYAPSRISL, encoded by the coding sequence ATGCTTATCCTTTCGTACCAATATAAGTTAGACCCAACAGCAGAACAGTCTGCCACTCTTGATGAGTGGCTAAATGTTTGTCGTTCGGTTTATAACTTTGCACTGAGAGAGCGAAAGGACTGGGTTAACTCCAGAAAGTGTCTAATCGACCGATGCGAACTTCGGTCTGAATACATCATCCCCGCTGACTCAAAACGTCCGACTTATGCCAGTCAGTGTAAATCTCTGACTCAGGCAAAGCAAACCAACCCAAATCTTAAAGTCCCCCAATCTCAGGTCTTGCAGCAAACTCTAAAGCAAGTAGAGACTGCATTCGTAAATATGTGGGAAAGAGGATTTGGGTTTCCGCGTTTTAAAAAAGCGATGCGGTCGTTTGTATTCCCCCAAATTAAGTCGGACGCAGTAGAAAAAGATGAGATCGACCTTCCCAAGATTGGCAAGGTCAAATTTCACAACTCGCGAGATATCCCCGACGGTTTTACTTGCAAGCAAATCCGAGTCATCAAAAAAGCCAGTGGCTATTACGTCTCAGTTTCTATCGGGTGCGATGTAGACGTTCCAGCTATCAGTCCTCATGGCTATGCTATTGGGATCGATCTGGGACTCAACGATTTCATTGCTACCAGCGAAAACGAACTGATTAAAGGTCATCGATTCTTCGAGCGTTTTGAAGGCGAGCTTAAATTGCTGCAACGAAGACTGAAGAACAAGACTAAGGGTTCGAGGCGCTGGTTGAAAATTAAACGCCAGATTGGGCTGCTCCACGAAAAGATACACAACTGCCGTAAAGACTTCTTTTTTAAGTTGGCTCATCGATTGTGCGATGGAGTAGGGATGATATTTGCTGAGGACTTGAACCTGAAAGCGCTCGGTCGCTCGGCTTTAAGAAAAGCTTGTCTGGACGCGGCATGGGGTTCGTTCTTGAATATTCTCAGTCATGTCTGCTGGAAGAGGGGTGTGTATTTTGCCAAAGTGGATGCCAGGGAGACAAGTCAGGTCTGTCCGAATTGCGGGACGAATTGTGGAAAGAAACCCCTAGCTCAAAGAGTCCATCATTGTGATAGTTGCGGCTATACCACAAATCGAGATGTGGCAGCCGCGCAAGTGGTGAAAGAAAGAGGATTAAATGCGGTCGGGCGGATCGCATTAACGCTCGTTGAGGGGAAAGATATCGGGGTTGGGGTCTATGCCCCTTCTAGAATCTCCCTATGA
- a CDS encoding IMS domain-containing protein, producing MRIPLDYYRILGVPIQATETQLGQAHRDRVLQLPRREYSDSAIEARKQLIDEAYSVLSAPERRAEYDARFLDKIPLSESKSAGELSRSETEDSEPSKPTAPTPSLEIDDGQFVGALLILFELGEYEQVLKLGQPHLEQRKPLSENEQLVRADIVLTLALTCLELGREQWQLSQSENAALSGQVGQELLLREGLFPNIRGEIQADLYRLRPYRVLELLAASESDGLKRRKGLQILREMLDERGGIDGQGDDQSGLSIDDFLRFIQQLRNYLTVAEQQELFEREAQRPSAVATYLAVYALIARGFGDREPAAIWRARELLLRLGKRQDVYLEQAVCALLLGQPEEANSALELSREREPLAFIREHSQDSPDLLPGLCLYGERWLQSEVFPHFRDLAVQQASLKEYFADERVQEYLEQLEPFSLVEGVTAAPPKATAISPPGQENSPTVLEPPRGTNTTAARSYATTVANSDDSHKGNRSSSMTATVERPLAENLTYVDRPNLSTRTSTGTSVPERRPPSYSGSTALAPVRNTPIAERTPVRPSRTPRRGGISSKQKRLLLLGGTIAIASLLLFALLRTLFGNSAPSGLQEGQPQVELLKPPLEIPKPDTQITLPEGPLTEETAQQLVTTWLSIKADAIGKNYKIDRLKEILAEPALTTWQTTAENLKANNAYRELKHEVKLESLKLDETDSNKAIVEAAVNEVSNSYQNERSNPAASYNDNLRVRYDFVRENNQWLIKNMEVLK from the coding sequence GATCCAGGCCACTGAAACCCAACTCGGTCAAGCCCACCGCGATCGCGTCCTGCAACTGCCGCGACGGGAGTACAGCGATAGCGCAATCGAAGCGCGCAAGCAATTGATCGACGAAGCTTACTCAGTTCTGTCGGCTCCAGAACGGCGTGCAGAATACGATGCCCGCTTTCTTGACAAAATCCCTCTCAGCGAGTCGAAATCAGCCGGAGAACTCTCTCGGTCAGAAACCGAAGATAGCGAACCATCCAAACCGACTGCTCCTACTCCGTCCCTAGAGATCGACGACGGGCAATTTGTCGGCGCTTTGCTGATTCTGTTTGAGTTGGGTGAATACGAACAAGTGCTAAAACTCGGTCAACCCCATCTCGAACAGCGCAAACCGCTGTCAGAAAACGAACAGTTGGTGCGCGCCGATATCGTTCTGACGCTTGCCCTGACCTGCTTGGAACTGGGACGGGAACAATGGCAACTGAGTCAATCGGAAAATGCCGCCCTCTCGGGACAAGTCGGCCAAGAATTACTCTTGCGCGAAGGGTTATTTCCTAACATTCGAGGAGAAATTCAAGCCGATCTCTACCGCTTGCGTCCTTACCGAGTCTTGGAATTGCTCGCTGCTAGCGAATCTGATGGTCTCAAACGCCGCAAGGGCTTACAAATTCTGCGCGAGATGCTTGATGAGCGCGGCGGTATCGACGGGCAGGGCGACGACCAGTCGGGATTGAGCATTGATGATTTTCTGCGTTTTATTCAACAACTGCGTAACTATCTCACAGTTGCCGAGCAGCAAGAATTATTTGAACGCGAAGCACAGCGTCCTTCGGCGGTGGCGACGTATTTGGCTGTGTATGCTTTAATTGCGCGCGGATTTGGCGATCGCGAACCGGCAGCGATTTGGCGCGCGCGAGAACTGCTGCTGCGCCTTGGAAAGCGTCAGGATGTGTACCTCGAACAAGCTGTTTGCGCGCTCCTCCTCGGTCAGCCTGAAGAAGCCAACTCCGCTCTGGAACTCAGCCGCGAGCGCGAACCTTTAGCTTTTATTCGCGAACATTCTCAAGACTCTCCAGACTTACTGCCGGGATTGTGCCTGTATGGGGAACGTTGGTTGCAGTCGGAAGTATTTCCCCATTTCCGCGATTTAGCCGTGCAACAAGCTTCCTTAAAAGAATATTTCGCTGACGAACGAGTTCAAGAGTATTTAGAGCAGCTAGAACCCTTCTCGCTCGTAGAGGGTGTAACAGCAGCACCTCCGAAGGCGACAGCGATTTCGCCCCCAGGACAGGAAAATTCTCCAACTGTCCTGGAACCACCACGAGGTACTAATACGACAGCAGCGCGAAGCTACGCCACAACCGTTGCCAATAGTGATGACAGTCATAAGGGAAACCGCAGCAGTTCGATGACGGCTACAGTCGAACGTCCACTAGCGGAGAATTTAACTTATGTCGATCGCCCGAATTTATCAACCAGAACCAGTACGGGTACGTCTGTTCCGGAACGCCGTCCTCCCAGTTATTCTGGCTCGACTGCCCTCGCTCCTGTTAGAAATACTCCAATTGCAGAACGGACTCCAGTTCGTCCGTCGCGCACGCCGCGTCGAGGCGGAATTTCATCCAAGCAAAAACGTTTACTATTGCTGGGGGGGACGATCGCGATCGCTAGCCTTCTTTTGTTTGCCCTGCTGAGAACTTTATTTGGCAACTCCGCTCCCTCGGGACTCCAAGAAGGACAACCGCAAGTTGAACTTCTCAAGCCTCCCCTAGAGATTCCAAAGCCCGATACTCAAATTACGCTACCTGAAGGTCCGCTGACCGAAGAAACTGCCCAACAGCTTGTGACCACTTGGTTGTCAATTAAAGCCGACGCGATCGGTAAAAACTATAAAATCGATCGCTTGAAAGAGATTTTAGCCGAACCCGCTTTGACGACTTGGCAAACAACAGCGGAGAACCTTAAAGCGAATAATGCTTATCGAGAACTCAAGCACGAGGTCAAACTTGAATCGCTCAAACTCGACGAAACGGATTCTAATAAAGCGATTGTAGAAGCAGCCGTGAATGAAGTCTCTAATTCGTATCAAAATGAGCGTAGCAATCCGGCTGCTTCTTATAATGATAATTTGCGCGTCCGTTACGATTTCGTCCGCGAGAACAATCAATGGTTGATTAAAAATATGGAAGTTTTAAAATAG